A single window of Ferrimonas balearica DSM 9799 DNA harbors:
- a CDS encoding rhodanese-like domain-containing protein, translating to MTKLIRAIALLCCCAIPMAMAGAGGEMRPAPVYDTEINYMSLAQAEQRLGHPGVRFYDVNVLEIWADGYIPGAIHFFVDNWKDLLPEDKGTEMIFYCANRLCNASEIAAHAVKAMGYTNVSQMPDGIFGWKMSGRAVEKP from the coding sequence ATGACCAAGCTGATTCGTGCCATCGCCCTGCTGTGCTGCTGCGCCATTCCGATGGCGATGGCGGGTGCCGGAGGCGAGATGCGTCCCGCGCCGGTGTATGACACCGAGATCAACTACATGAGCCTGGCCCAGGCGGAGCAACGACTGGGACACCCGGGCGTGCGGTTTTACGACGTCAATGTGCTGGAGATCTGGGCGGACGGGTACATCCCCGGGGCCATCCACTTCTTCGTCGACAACTGGAAAGACCTGCTGCCCGAAGACAAGGGCACCGAGATGATTTTTTACTGCGCCAACCGGCTCTGCAATGCCAGCGAGATTGCGGCGCACGCGGTAAAAGCCATGGGCTACACCAACGTCAGCCAGATGCCGGATGGGATCTTTGGCTGGAAGATGTCTGGCCGGGCGGTTGAGAAACCCTGA
- a CDS encoding tetratricopeptide repeat protein: protein MSALILPAMVLYGFLGHLWDWDQGRVDHRVGYLLQKTINEDRLALESEPANPERYLKLARSHAAGGQYEQAVTVMEQLLARATPQAAWLGLQASYLYYRDGRAFGEDARARVEQALSLDNTDVTTRMLLANQAYLIGHYAEAIGHWQVLLASHRDDVNRTAIGNAIARAEARLPDAS from the coding sequence ATGTCCGCTCTCATCCTCCCTGCAATGGTCCTCTATGGCTTTCTGGGACACCTGTGGGATTGGGACCAAGGCCGCGTCGATCATCGGGTTGGCTACCTGCTGCAAAAAACCATCAACGAAGACCGCCTGGCGCTGGAATCCGAGCCAGCCAATCCAGAACGCTACCTGAAACTGGCCCGCAGTCATGCGGCGGGCGGCCAGTATGAGCAGGCGGTCACCGTGATGGAACAACTGCTGGCCCGGGCTACGCCGCAAGCGGCGTGGCTGGGACTTCAGGCCAGCTACCTCTACTACCGCGATGGTCGTGCGTTCGGCGAGGACGCACGGGCACGGGTGGAGCAGGCCCTGAGCCTGGACAACACGGACGTGACCACACGGATGCTGTTGGCCAATCAGGCCTACCTAATTGGCCACTACGCAGAGGCCATCGGGCACTGGCAGGTACTTCTGGCCAGCCATCGGGATGACGTTAACCGCACTGCCATCGGTAACGCCATCGCACGGGCCGAGGCCCGGCTGCCGGACGCGTCCTGA
- the nrfD gene encoding NrfD/PsrC family molybdoenzyme membrane anchor subunit gives MSGIDFTTGLGGTIAWPWPIAVYLFFAGISGGALTVAMVLRLYKKQVENTPLLKAAAVVAVVTILAGMLCLVLDLTNPLFFWKILVYYNLNSVMSLGVIVLCLYIPLTMLIAAFALRDELAKIPQISFLVPWLDRIAGLRRPCEWTGLVCAVAVCAYTGFLISALVRFPIINSSILPALFVVSGLSAGTAVAKMVAVKWFGEDRHSKEMHQLHGAEWPIMAIEAMFIFMLFSGLIFGDAAGNAAMAAFFEGTWGALFWGGVVGLGFMLPLLFNFAFGQRFAHSGQAFYATGFSVVAAMMCLRLFLLMGGQIYGM, from the coding sequence ATGAGCGGCATCGATTTCACCACTGGCCTTGGCGGCACCATCGCCTGGCCCTGGCCCATCGCCGTCTATCTGTTTTTTGCCGGCATCTCCGGCGGCGCACTGACCGTCGCCATGGTGCTGCGGCTCTACAAAAAGCAGGTCGAGAATACGCCGTTACTGAAAGCGGCCGCGGTGGTGGCGGTGGTCACCATTCTGGCGGGCATGCTGTGCCTGGTACTGGATCTGACCAACCCGCTGTTCTTCTGGAAGATCCTGGTTTACTACAACCTCAACTCGGTGATGTCGCTGGGGGTGATCGTCCTCTGCCTGTACATCCCGCTGACCATGCTGATCGCCGCCTTCGCGCTGCGTGACGAACTGGCCAAGATCCCCCAGATCAGCTTCCTGGTGCCCTGGCTCGACCGCATCGCCGGCCTGCGCCGTCCCTGTGAGTGGACTGGCTTGGTTTGTGCGGTGGCGGTGTGCGCCTACACCGGCTTCCTGATCTCCGCTCTGGTGCGGTTCCCGATCATCAACTCCTCCATTTTGCCGGCGTTGTTTGTGGTGTCCGGTCTGTCCGCGGGCACCGCCGTGGCCAAGATGGTGGCGGTGAAGTGGTTTGGGGAGGACCGGCACAGCAAGGAGATGCACCAGCTGCACGGTGCTGAGTGGCCGATCATGGCCATTGAGGCGATGTTCATCTTCATGCTGTTCTCCGGCCTGATCTTCGGTGATGCCGCGGGTAACGCAGCGATGGCGGCCTTTTTTGAAGGGACCTGGGGCGCTCTGTTCTGGGGCGGCGTGGTTGGCCTCGGCTTTATGTTGCCGTTGCTGTTCAACTTTGCCTTTGGCCAACGCTTCGCGCACTCGGGCCAGGCGTTTTACGCCACCGGCTTCAGCGTGGTCGCGGCGATGATGTGCTTGCGCCTGTTCCTGCTGATGGGCGGCCAGATCTACGGCATGTGA
- a CDS encoding FKBP-type peptidyl-prolyl cis-trans isomerase produces MMKAFRKRTFAALAVSAVLCSLPTYAADLENESYSIGASFGQYLSGQLEGQEALGQTIDLNALMDGVEDALKGETKLDPEAMLDHLNARAERLNTELKARQQAEMDAAKAANDAYLAENAQKAGVVVTESGLQYQVLAQGEGEKPAAEDVVTVHFKGWTIDGSQFENTYTKGEPAQMSLIHTIPGWEEGVQLMSPGAKYRFVMPANLSYDIQDPKAAMAPHSALIFEIELIAFSEPKAGNFGHGASMGGGAAMDDMLQGH; encoded by the coding sequence ATGATGAAAGCCTTCCGTAAACGCACTTTTGCTGCCCTGGCCGTCAGCGCCGTGCTGTGCAGCCTGCCCACCTACGCTGCGGATTTGGAGAACGAGTCCTACAGCATTGGCGCTTCCTTTGGTCAGTATCTGTCCGGCCAGCTGGAAGGGCAGGAGGCCCTTGGCCAGACAATCGATCTGAACGCCCTGATGGACGGTGTGGAAGATGCCCTGAAGGGCGAAACCAAGCTGGATCCGGAAGCGATGCTCGATCATTTGAATGCACGAGCCGAGCGTCTGAACACCGAATTGAAGGCCCGACAGCAAGCCGAGATGGACGCTGCCAAAGCGGCCAATGACGCCTACCTGGCGGAGAACGCCCAAAAAGCGGGCGTGGTGGTCACCGAGTCCGGCCTGCAGTACCAGGTGCTGGCGCAAGGCGAGGGCGAGAAGCCCGCTGCCGAAGATGTCGTCACCGTCCATTTCAAAGGCTGGACCATCGACGGTTCCCAGTTTGAAAACACCTACACCAAGGGTGAGCCGGCACAGATGAGCCTGATCCACACCATCCCGGGATGGGAGGAGGGGGTGCAATTGATGTCTCCGGGCGCGAAGTACCGGTTCGTGATGCCCGCCAACCTGTCTTACGACATCCAGGACCCAAAGGCCGCTATGGCGCCGCACTCCGCATTGATTTTTGAGATCGAACTGATCGCCTTCAGCGAGCCTAAGGCCGGTAACTTCGGTCACGGCGCCTCCATGGGTGGCGGCGCCGCCATGGATGACATGCTGCAAGGCCACTGA
- a CDS encoding 4Fe-4S dicluster domain-containing protein — translation MNQLKLHRRQFLQGIGVGTAAVTLAACSSTEEGADGEKRPHYVMLFDQTKCTGCGRCKDACNQANDLPEGMARLTLERQTDRVEGTVCPTCGKKACHCDRKYVRVSCQQCQKAPCVMVCPTGAAYRDEKTGIVTMDGSKCAGCKYCIGACPYNVRQINADTDVADNCDFCLHSKLAKGELPACVQACKHKALVFGDANNPNSYVSRLSAVKNTQRIRPHLGTEPSLRYVARMKPEV, via the coding sequence GTGAACCAACTGAAGCTACACCGACGCCAGTTCCTGCAGGGGATTGGTGTTGGTACCGCGGCGGTGACTCTGGCGGCCTGCAGCAGCACCGAGGAGGGCGCCGATGGCGAAAAACGCCCTCATTACGTGATGTTGTTTGATCAGACCAAGTGCACCGGGTGTGGCCGCTGCAAAGACGCCTGCAACCAAGCCAACGATCTGCCCGAGGGGATGGCACGCCTGACCCTGGAGCGCCAGACCGACCGTGTTGAAGGGACGGTCTGCCCAACCTGCGGCAAAAAAGCGTGTCACTGTGACCGCAAGTACGTCCGGGTCTCCTGCCAGCAGTGCCAGAAAGCGCCCTGCGTCATGGTGTGTCCGACTGGCGCGGCCTACCGCGATGAGAAAACCGGCATCGTCACCATGGATGGCAGTAAGTGCGCCGGGTGCAAGTACTGCATCGGTGCCTGTCCTTACAACGTCCGCCAGATTAACGCCGATACCGACGTGGCTGACAACTGTGATTTCTGCCTGCACAGCAAGCTCGCGAAGGGTGAACTGCCGGCCTGTGTTCAGGCCTGTAAGCACAAGGCGCTGGTGTTTGGTGATGCCAACAACCCCAACAGCTACGTCAGCCGATTGAGTGCGGTGAAGAACACCCAGCGCATCCGGCCGCATCTGGGCACAGAGCCCAGCCTGCGTTACGTCGCCCGAATGAAGCCGGAGGTATGA
- a CDS encoding nitrous oxide reductase accessory protein NosL yields MRKGWVVVAGLVVAACCQHSLPEPGPIHAQIQQQDRCHLCGMVLVRYPGPKGVAELATTHQLKFCSSRDLFAFLLQPDKGRQVVEALVHDMNRNDWHQPQDQFVRAVDAWYVYGSDRPAAMGPALASFGTELSAQRFADQYGGQLLRFDQISLALLSGDMRAASGGRKRH; encoded by the coding sequence ATGCGCAAAGGATGGGTTGTTGTGGCGGGACTGGTGGTGGCAGCGTGCTGCCAACATTCGCTGCCGGAACCGGGTCCTATCCATGCCCAGATTCAGCAGCAGGACCGCTGCCACCTGTGCGGCATGGTGCTGGTGCGCTATCCCGGCCCCAAAGGCGTTGCGGAGCTGGCCACCACGCATCAACTGAAGTTCTGCTCCAGTCGTGACCTGTTTGCCTTCCTGCTGCAGCCGGATAAAGGGCGGCAAGTGGTGGAGGCGCTGGTGCATGACATGAACCGCAATGACTGGCATCAGCCACAGGACCAGTTTGTTCGTGCAGTGGACGCCTGGTACGTCTACGGCTCTGACCGGCCCGCCGCCATGGGTCCAGCGCTGGCCAGCTTCGGTACCGAGCTGAGTGCGCAGCGGTTTGCGGATCAGTATGGCGGGCAGTTGCTGCGGTTTGATCAGATATCCCTGGCGTTACTGAGCGGGGATATGAGGGCAGCATCGGGCGGCAGAAAGCGACACTGA
- a CDS encoding heme lyase CcmF/NrfE family subunit has product MQKTSVAMMLALTAVAVLSLAISFLVDDFSVAYVANNSNSTLAWPYKVAALWGGHEGSFLFWAAGITVALGCITFSRGLEPAFQRTTVAILAGVNAGFNLVIVLTSNPFARYLPDVPAEGRDLNPLLQDIGLILHPPMIFLGYIGFTVLFAGAMAALWRQQSGTQLGRWLRHWTLLTWIVLTGGNAFGSWWAYHELGWGGWWFWDPVENASFIPWLVATALLHLLYLNRRHQALTASSLCLCILGYALALVGTFLVRSGVIDSVHAFASDSSRGIAILSLLLATVGPAMAVIAWRGVPQSARVPLGGRAGFTLFGALLTLVASFAVLLGTCYPILFKMLDMGAISVGPPYFNSLFVPITCLCALLASLALVRKLKWQSAALVLGGSALASVALIAVYPTDSLAWVVPGLFTAIALLLSLMVRAVQTPDLFLRPRKAGMWLAHFGLVIAMLGATAVSNYEQNAMVRMGPGTGRIVAEHTVVYEATEQVTGRGFIATQARIRIEDGDGIKQATLLPQRRTYTDDMTELTESALLRRPMGDLYLSMGPELEQGEYLMRISFKPGINGLWLAAALMMLGGMLCLWPQRKESA; this is encoded by the coding sequence ATGCAAAAAACCAGCGTTGCGATGATGCTGGCGTTGACGGCGGTCGCGGTTCTCAGTCTGGCCATCAGTTTTCTGGTGGACGACTTTTCCGTGGCCTATGTGGCCAACAACTCAAACAGCACCCTGGCCTGGCCCTATAAAGTCGCAGCACTCTGGGGAGGCCATGAGGGTTCCTTCCTGTTCTGGGCGGCGGGCATCACGGTTGCGCTGGGCTGCATCACCTTCTCCCGCGGACTGGAACCCGCTTTTCAGCGCACGACGGTGGCGATTCTGGCCGGCGTAAACGCGGGCTTTAATCTGGTTATCGTCCTGACCTCCAACCCCTTCGCCCGCTACCTGCCCGATGTCCCTGCCGAGGGACGGGATCTTAATCCTCTGTTGCAGGACATCGGCCTGATCCTGCATCCCCCCATGATCTTCCTGGGCTACATCGGCTTTACCGTGCTGTTTGCCGGTGCCATGGCGGCATTGTGGCGGCAGCAGAGCGGGACGCAATTAGGCCGCTGGCTGCGACACTGGACCCTGCTGACCTGGATCGTTCTGACCGGCGGCAACGCTTTTGGCTCCTGGTGGGCCTACCATGAGTTGGGCTGGGGTGGTTGGTGGTTCTGGGACCCGGTGGAAAACGCCTCCTTTATTCCCTGGCTGGTGGCCACCGCCCTCCTCCACCTGCTCTATCTCAACCGCCGCCACCAGGCATTGACCGCCAGCAGCCTGTGCTTGTGCATTCTGGGTTATGCCCTGGCGTTGGTGGGCACCTTCCTGGTGCGCTCCGGTGTGATTGATTCGGTTCACGCCTTTGCTTCCGACTCCAGCCGTGGCATTGCGATTTTGTCGCTGCTGCTTGCCACCGTCGGCCCTGCCATGGCAGTGATCGCCTGGCGTGGTGTGCCGCAAAGTGCCCGGGTGCCCTTGGGCGGCCGCGCCGGTTTTACCCTGTTTGGTGCGCTGCTGACGCTGGTGGCCTCCTTCGCGGTGTTGCTGGGCACCTGCTACCCCATCCTGTTCAAGATGCTGGATATGGGCGCCATCTCAGTGGGCCCTCCCTACTTCAACAGCCTGTTTGTGCCCATTACCTGCCTCTGTGCCCTGCTGGCGTCGCTCGCGTTGGTGCGCAAACTGAAGTGGCAGAGTGCGGCCCTGGTGCTGGGCGGCAGCGCGCTGGCTAGCGTGGCGCTGATAGCGGTTTACCCCACCGACAGCCTGGCCTGGGTGGTACCGGGACTGTTCACCGCCATTGCACTCCTACTGAGCCTGATGGTGCGGGCCGTACAGACCCCTGACCTGTTCCTTCGCCCCCGTAAAGCCGGCATGTGGCTGGCACACTTTGGTCTGGTTATCGCCATGCTGGGGGCCACGGCGGTCTCCAACTACGAACAGAACGCCATGGTCCGGATGGGCCCGGGTACCGGTCGCATCGTGGCGGAACACACCGTGGTGTATGAAGCCACCGAGCAGGTCACCGGCCGCGGCTTTATCGCCACTCAGGCACGGATCCGCATTGAGGATGGCGACGGCATCAAGCAGGCCACCCTGCTGCCCCAGCGCCGCACCTACACCGATGACATGACGGAGCTGACCGAGTCCGCGTTACTGCGCCGCCCGATGGGGGATCTGTACCTGTCAATGGGCCCCGAGCTCGAGCAGGGAGAGTACCTGATGCGGATCAGCTTTAAGCCCGGTATCAACGGGCTGTGGCTGGCCGCTGCCCTGATGATGCTGGGCGGCATGTTGTGCCTGTGGCCCCAACGGAAGGAGAGCGCCTGA
- a CDS encoding TlpA family protein disulfide reductase translates to MRLSALALGLALTLSLPAGATSHLEKAYNTGEPIMKPMVLSRLIEFTQARKVPDLSFNNEAGEPVSLTQYQGDVVLLNLWATWCGPCRKELPEMEALRQHFAGKGLTVVPLNIDQEGELPADVRALLTKLDLPELNTLYDPEHTIGNTVPVNVVPATYLFDGEGHLVGFVRGYLDWEAKGVIPYLEKFVDKYQHPHKG, encoded by the coding sequence ATGCGATTATCTGCCCTGGCCCTGGGTCTGGCCCTGACACTGAGCCTGCCCGCGGGTGCCACTTCCCATCTTGAAAAGGCCTACAACACCGGCGAGCCGATCATGAAGCCCATGGTGCTGTCCCGCCTGATTGAGTTTACCCAGGCCCGTAAAGTGCCGGACCTGAGCTTCAATAACGAAGCCGGGGAGCCGGTCAGCCTCACCCAATACCAGGGTGATGTTGTGCTGCTGAACCTGTGGGCCACCTGGTGTGGGCCGTGCCGCAAAGAGCTGCCGGAGATGGAGGCGTTGCGCCAGCACTTTGCCGGTAAGGGCCTGACCGTGGTGCCGCTGAATATTGACCAGGAGGGCGAACTGCCCGCCGATGTCCGGGCCCTGCTGACCAAACTGGACCTGCCGGAGCTCAACACCCTGTACGACCCGGAGCACACCATCGGCAACACCGTCCCGGTTAACGTGGTACCCGCCACCTACCTGTTTGACGGCGAAGGCCACCTGGTGGGGTTTGTTCGCGGTTATCTGGACTGGGAAGCCAAAGGGGTCATTCCCTACCTGGAGAAGTTTGTCGACAAGTATCAGCACCCACACAAAGGCTGA
- a CDS encoding cytochrome c3 family protein, producing the protein MKTWKLRATVAAVIATTSVAAYAGDAAKGPNPKMSPQAQLIFNNPDGTEAVKGVKTLHDYIVDEKELFEFLFENHPIFKTYGPENRMLGTPHISDRGEEYLHTGNSEEYSGVVGRPSAVQYRLGSKSILDYPNKFVGPEKCGECHQVQYEKWKRSRHANTIRFPEHVVEAPNGDLNAGLYGTEASILPMGITEDAIYAVVGTPRTKYGFIDPYLVRGSYHIVDGLLKDGTGTLVAGGNQFSRVWAEWLTPEMAKKINKVIPDFPVDMAEHGKMGSNVWGMNSYGSTYKDKLLFQPASSYCEVCHTFKFDFQSDDEFFAALGNPEELRKHTIARGVSCEECHGAGAHLDGGVGKLQSNCERCHQRFDYKPQIATGPDAKPEDAFGVKMKGACPSCGTEGSQMFGSAHYDAGMRCTTCHDPHEVTDGNYLTGVTKTNQKMECGSCHEAQAEFHAQSQAHGESDCTSCHMPNMGSCEKFKSIQFPDHAGFDNVRASHVWNIDVHPNRKTLNPGEGQPRDGSGKDWTMAKDEDGYTYLDLMWSCARTSSSDRNVVNGKGCHSQFQSELDEGLHFQDQMEIYGEVMKWQEPVKETHAKVVKSIERIEQLLNVTRLSTSDKAQILMMVDKARDAVAKIETDGSWGVHSFDYSKRIIEDAWIYVQEAQAMLDAGDYVGE; encoded by the coding sequence ATGAAAACCTGGAAACTCCGCGCGACTGTTGCGGCCGTGATTGCCACTACCAGCGTAGCTGCTTACGCCGGTGATGCCGCAAAAGGGCCCAATCCAAAAATGTCGCCCCAAGCTCAATTGATATTTAACAACCCCGATGGCACCGAGGCGGTGAAAGGGGTTAAAACCCTCCATGATTATATCGTCGACGAAAAAGAGTTGTTTGAGTTCCTGTTTGAAAATCATCCGATTTTCAAAACCTACGGACCTGAAAATCGCATGTTGGGCACGCCCCACATCAGTGACCGTGGTGAAGAGTATCTGCACACCGGCAACTCAGAAGAGTACAGCGGTGTGGTGGGCCGGCCCTCTGCGGTTCAGTACCGCCTGGGTTCCAAATCGATTCTGGACTACCCCAACAAGTTTGTTGGCCCTGAGAAGTGTGGTGAGTGTCACCAGGTACAGTACGAGAAGTGGAAACGCTCTCGTCACGCCAACACCATCCGATTCCCGGAGCACGTGGTTGAAGCGCCCAATGGCGACCTGAACGCTGGTCTTTATGGCACCGAAGCGTCCATCCTGCCGATGGGGATCACCGAGGACGCCATCTATGCCGTTGTGGGTACACCGCGTACCAAATACGGCTTTATCGACCCCTACCTGGTACGGGGTTCCTACCACATTGTCGACGGTTTGCTGAAAGACGGCACCGGGACTCTGGTGGCGGGCGGTAACCAGTTCTCCCGCGTTTGGGCGGAGTGGCTGACCCCCGAGATGGCCAAAAAGATCAACAAGGTGATCCCCGATTTCCCGGTGGATATGGCGGAACACGGCAAGATGGGTTCCAACGTATGGGGGATGAACTCCTACGGTTCCACCTACAAAGACAAACTGCTGTTCCAGCCGGCGTCCTCCTACTGCGAGGTTTGCCACACCTTCAAGTTTGATTTCCAGAGTGACGACGAGTTCTTCGCGGCACTGGGCAACCCGGAAGAGCTGCGTAAACACACCATCGCTCGTGGGGTCAGTTGCGAAGAGTGTCACGGCGCCGGTGCCCACCTTGACGGTGGCGTGGGCAAACTGCAGTCCAACTGTGAGCGCTGCCACCAGCGTTTTGACTATAAACCGCAAATCGCCACCGGCCCGGACGCCAAGCCGGAAGACGCCTTTGGCGTGAAGATGAAGGGAGCGTGTCCGTCCTGTGGTACCGAAGGTTCCCAGATGTTTGGCTCGGCTCACTACGATGCGGGCATGCGTTGTACCACCTGTCACGACCCGCATGAAGTGACCGATGGCAACTACCTGACCGGCGTGACCAAGACCAACCAGAAGATGGAGTGTGGCAGCTGTCACGAGGCGCAGGCCGAGTTCCACGCCCAGTCTCAAGCCCACGGCGAATCCGATTGCACCTCCTGCCACATGCCCAATATGGGCTCCTGTGAGAAGTTCAAATCGATTCAGTTCCCGGACCACGCTGGTTTCGATAACGTCCGTGCCTCCCACGTCTGGAACATCGACGTTCACCCCAACCGCAAGACCCTCAACCCCGGTGAAGGCCAGCCTCGCGACGGTTCCGGCAAAGACTGGACCATGGCCAAGGATGAGGACGGTTACACCTACCTTGATCTGATGTGGTCCTGTGCCCGGACCTCCTCCTCTGACCGCAACGTGGTGAATGGCAAAGGCTGCCACAGCCAGTTCCAGTCCGAGCTGGATGAAGGCCTGCACTTCCAGGATCAGATGGAGATCTACGGTGAGGTGATGAAGTGGCAGGAGCCGGTCAAGGAGACCCACGCCAAGGTGGTGAAATCCATCGAGCGCATTGAGCAGCTTCTTAACGTGACCCGCCTGTCCACCTCGGACAAGGCCCAGATCCTGATGATGGTCGACAAGGCCCGCGATGCGGTCGCCAAGATCGAGACTGACGGTTCCTGGGGCGTTCACAGCTTCGACTATTCCAAACGGATCATCGAAGACGCCTGGATCTACGTGCAGGAAGCCCAGGCCATGCTCGACGCCGGTGACTACGTCGGCGAGTAA
- a CDS encoding cytochrome c-type biogenesis protein, whose protein sequence is MRALTLFLLALLSAPLAAQQMSASQRHQYEAIAAELRCPASVNLTVLESQAPIAFELKARIAERLLEGASKETVMTELEQRYGPQIRYRPAVEANTWLLWFGPLGLFCLLVVGVLIGARRSNQTE, encoded by the coding sequence ATGCGTGCCCTGACCCTGTTTCTGCTGGCACTGCTCAGTGCCCCACTGGCGGCACAGCAGATGTCCGCCAGCCAGCGTCACCAATACGAAGCGATCGCCGCAGAGCTGCGCTGTCCTGCCTCCGTCAACCTGACGGTTCTGGAGTCCCAGGCGCCCATCGCCTTTGAGCTCAAAGCCCGCATTGCAGAACGCCTGCTTGAGGGCGCCAGCAAAGAGACGGTGATGACCGAGCTGGAACAACGCTACGGCCCGCAAATTCGTTATCGCCCGGCAGTGGAGGCCAACACCTGGCTGCTGTGGTTTGGCCCGCTGGGCCTGTTTTGTCTGCTAGTGGTGGGCGTGCTTATCGGCGCCCGCCGTTCCAACCAAACGGAGTGA